The Musa acuminata AAA Group cultivar baxijiao chromosome BXJ2-2, Cavendish_Baxijiao_AAA, whole genome shotgun sequence genome has a segment encoding these proteins:
- the LOC103968793 gene encoding cytokinin riboside 5'-monophosphate phosphoribohydrolase LOG1 yields MEAEAQDVMAKRPSTSRFGRVCVFCGSSPGKKASYQLAATQLGHELVQRNIDLVYGGGSIGLMGLVSRAVHDGGRHVLGVIPRTLMPREITGETVGEVRPVSGMHQRKAEMARQADAFIALPGGYGTLEELLEAITWAQLGIHDKPVGLLNVDGYYNSLLSFIDKAVDEGFIAPAARHIIISAQTAHELLSKLEEYVPTHDGGAPKLSWEMEQLGHSPKLDISR; encoded by the exons ATGGAAGCTGAGGCACAGGATGTGATGGCCAAGAGGCCATCCACCTCTCGGTTCGGAAGGGTCTGCGTCTTCTGTGGCAGCAGCCCTGGGAAGAAGGCAAGCTACCAGCTTGCAGCAACCCAGCTCGGCCATGAACTG GTCCAAAGGAACATAGACTTGGTCTATGGTGGGGGAAGTATTGGCCTCATGGGTCTTGTCTCTCGAGCTGTTCATGATGGCGGCCGCCATGTCTtggg AGTTATTCCCAGGACCCTAATGCCCAGAGAG ATTACAGGAGAGACTGTAGGAGAGGTGAGGCCTGTCTCAGGGATGCACCAAAGGAAGGCCGAAATGGCTCGCCAAGCTGATGCCTTCATAGCATTGCCTG GTGGCTATGGAACCCTGGAAGAACTCCTCGAAGCCATAACCTGGGCTCAACTAGGGATCCACGACAAGCCG GTAGGCTTGCTGAACGTTGATGGCTACTACAACTCCCTGCTCTCCTTCATCGACAAGGCCGTGGACGAGGGATTCATTGCGCCCGCCGCGCGTCATATCATCATCTCCGCACAAACTGCCCATGAGCTACTGTCGAAGCTCGAG GAGTACGTGCCGACGCATGATGGAGGTGCACCGAAGCTGAGTTGGGAGATGGAGCAGTTAGGGCACTCTCCAAAACTGGACATTTCCCGTTGA